A genomic segment from Paramixta manurensis encodes:
- the secD gene encoding protein translocase subunit SecD translates to MLNRYPLWKYIMLIVVIIVGLLYALPNLYGEDPAVQVTGARGSAASEQTLVQIQNVLQADKIQSKSVALENGAILARFANTDVQLRARDSIAKALGENYVVALNLAPATPTWLSLLSAEPMKLGLDLRGGVHFLMEVDMDTALSKLQEQNTDGLRSDLREKGIAYTNVRKIDNYGVEVRFRDAAARDAAVSYLTPRHRDLVLNTSGDNLLRVVMSDERLREAREYAVQQNINILRNRVNQLGVAEPLVQRQGSDRIVVELPGIQDTARAKEILGATATLEFRLVNTSVDATSAANGRVPGDSEVKQTREGQPVVLYKRVILTGDHITDSTSSTDEYNQPQVNISLDGAGGNIMSNFTKDNIGKPMATLFVEYKDSGKKDSTGRAILEKQEEVINVANIQSRLGNSFRITGINNPNEARQLSLLLRAGALIAPIQIVEERTIGPTMGQQNITQGLEACLWGLVVSILFMVVYYRKFGLIATTALLANLVLIIGVMSLLPGATLTMPGIAGIVLTLAVAVDANVLINERIKEELRNGRTVQQAIHEGYKGAFSSIVDANVTTLIKVIILYAVGTGSIKGFAITTAIGIATSMFTAIIGTRAIVNLLYGGKRINKLSI, encoded by the coding sequence GTGTTAAACCGTTATCCTTTGTGGAAATACATTATGCTGATCGTCGTGATTATCGTCGGTCTGCTATATGCACTTCCCAACCTTTATGGTGAGGATCCGGCTGTTCAGGTCACTGGTGCGCGCGGAAGCGCCGCCAGTGAGCAAACGCTGGTCCAGATCCAGAATGTCCTACAAGCAGATAAAATTCAGAGCAAATCCGTTGCGCTGGAAAACGGCGCTATTCTGGCGCGTTTTGCCAATACGGATGTGCAGTTACGCGCCCGCGACTCTATTGCGAAAGCCCTTGGCGAAAATTACGTGGTGGCGCTTAACCTTGCTCCCGCGACACCAACATGGTTGAGCCTGCTGTCGGCAGAGCCGATGAAGCTGGGTCTTGACCTGCGCGGCGGCGTTCACTTCTTGATGGAAGTGGATATGGATACCGCGTTAAGTAAGCTGCAAGAGCAGAATACTGACGGGTTGCGTAGTGATTTACGCGAAAAAGGTATTGCTTATACCAACGTGCGCAAAATCGATAACTATGGCGTGGAGGTTCGTTTCCGTGACGCCGCGGCGCGCGATGCTGCCGTCAGTTATTTGACCCCGCGCCACCGTGACTTGGTGCTGAACACCAGCGGCGACAATTTGCTGCGGGTGGTCATGAGCGATGAGCGTCTGCGTGAAGCGCGCGAATATGCCGTCCAGCAGAACATTAATATCCTGCGTAACCGCGTTAACCAACTGGGTGTTGCCGAGCCTCTGGTGCAACGTCAGGGTTCTGACCGGATTGTGGTTGAATTGCCGGGGATTCAGGACACGGCGCGTGCGAAAGAAATTTTGGGCGCTACCGCGACACTGGAATTCCGTCTGGTTAATACCAGCGTTGATGCCACTTCAGCGGCAAATGGCCGTGTGCCGGGCGACTCTGAAGTAAAACAAACGCGTGAAGGCCAACCTGTGGTCCTGTATAAGCGCGTGATTTTGACCGGCGACCATATTACCGACTCTACCTCCAGTACCGATGAGTACAACCAACCGCAGGTGAACATTTCACTGGACGGCGCTGGCGGTAATATCATGTCTAATTTCACCAAGGACAATATCGGTAAGCCGATGGCGACCCTGTTTGTCGAATATAAAGACAGCGGTAAGAAGGACTCTACCGGGCGCGCTATCCTCGAGAAGCAAGAAGAGGTTATCAACGTCGCGAATATTCAGTCGCGTTTGGGTAACAGTTTCCGTATTACCGGCATTAACAATCCGAATGAAGCACGTCAGTTGTCGTTACTGCTGCGCGCCGGTGCTTTGATTGCGCCGATTCAAATTGTCGAAGAGCGTACCATCGGCCCAACCATGGGTCAGCAGAATATTACTCAAGGCCTGGAAGCGTGTTTGTGGGGCTTGGTGGTGTCAATTCTGTTTATGGTGGTTTACTACCGTAAGTTTGGCCTGATCGCGACCACCGCGCTGTTGGCAAACTTGGTGCTGATCATCGGTGTTATGTCGCTCTTGCCGGGCGCGACGCTGACCATGCCGGGGATTGCCGGTATTGTGTTGACGCTGGCGGTGGCAGTGGATGCCAACGTATTGATCAATGAACGTATCAAAGAAGAACTCAGGAATGGGCGTACTGTTCAGCAGGCGATTCATGAGGGTTATAAAGGTGCGTTCTCCAGTATCGTTGACGCCAACGTGACGACGTTGATTAAGGTTATCATCCTGTATGCAGTGGGGACCGGCTCGATTAAAGGGTTTGCGATCACTACCGCAATTGGTATTGCCACCTCAATGTTTACTGCCATCATCGGCACGCGTGCCATTGTGAACTTGTTGTACGGCGGCAAACGCATCAACAAGCTGTCTATCTGA
- the yajC gene encoding preprotein translocase subunit YajC produces the protein MSFFISDAVAAAGAPSQSSPYSLVIMLVVFGLIFYFMILRPQQKRSKEHKKLMDSISKGDEVLTTGGLVGRVTKVAETGYVTIALNESTEVVVKRDFVAAVLPKGTMKAL, from the coding sequence ATGAGTTTTTTCATTTCTGACGCAGTGGCAGCAGCAGGCGCACCGTCGCAGTCAAGTCCTTACTCTCTGGTGATCATGCTGGTGGTATTTGGTCTGATTTTTTATTTCATGATCCTGCGTCCACAGCAAAAACGTTCGAAAGAGCATAAGAAGCTGATGGATTCTATCTCCAAAGGTGATGAAGTGCTGACGACCGGCGGGCTGGTTGGGCGCGTGACCAAAGTTGCTGAAACCGGTTATGTCACTATCGCCCTGAACGAGTCCACTGAAGTTGTGGTCAAACGTGATTTCGTGGCTGCCGTTCTGCCGAAAGGTACGATGAAGGCTCTTTAA
- the queA gene encoding tRNA preQ1(34) S-adenosylmethionine ribosyltransferase-isomerase QueA translates to MRVADFSFELPPSLIAHYPQAERSGCRLLSLNGENGALSHGVFTDILAQLNPGDLLVFNNTRVIPARVFGRKASGGKIEMLVERMLDDKRVLAHVRSSKAPKPGAELLLGEDESIRATMVARHDTLFEIAFHDRRSVLDILDAVGHMPLPPYIERPDEEADRELYQTVYSEKPGAVAAPTAGLHFDEPLLAALREKGVEMAFVTLHVGAGTFQPVRVDTIEDHIMHAEYAEVPQDVVDAVLACKARGNRVIAVGTTSVRSLESAAQTCDNGLIAPFFDDTKIFIYPGYHYQVIDALITNFHLPESTLIMLVSAFAGYRHTMAAYQAAVKEQYRFFSYGDAMFITKNPAAPDEQPGG, encoded by the coding sequence ATGCGTGTTGCCGATTTTTCCTTTGAATTACCGCCATCTTTAATTGCCCACTATCCGCAAGCCGAACGTAGCGGATGCCGCCTTTTATCGCTTAATGGCGAAAATGGCGCGCTAAGCCATGGTGTATTCACCGATATTTTGGCGCAGCTCAATCCGGGCGACCTGCTGGTGTTTAATAATACCCGAGTGATTCCGGCGCGGGTATTTGGCCGTAAAGCCAGCGGCGGGAAAATCGAGATGCTGGTTGAACGGATGCTGGATGATAAGCGCGTGTTGGCACACGTGCGCTCCTCAAAAGCGCCGAAGCCGGGCGCCGAGCTGTTGCTGGGCGAAGATGAAAGTATTCGCGCGACGATGGTCGCCCGTCACGATACGCTGTTTGAAATCGCGTTTCACGATCGGCGCTCGGTGTTGGATATTCTGGATGCGGTCGGGCATATGCCGCTGCCACCCTATATTGAACGTCCGGATGAAGAAGCGGATCGGGAGCTGTATCAAACCGTCTATAGCGAAAAACCGGGCGCGGTTGCCGCACCGACCGCCGGTTTGCATTTTGATGAGCCGTTGTTAGCCGCGCTGCGCGAAAAAGGTGTGGAAATGGCCTTTGTGACGTTGCATGTCGGCGCAGGCACTTTCCAGCCGGTGCGCGTTGACACTATTGAAGACCACATCATGCATGCTGAATATGCGGAAGTACCGCAAGATGTGGTGGATGCGGTGCTAGCCTGTAAGGCGCGCGGCAATCGAGTGATTGCGGTAGGCACCACCTCCGTACGTTCGCTGGAAAGCGCGGCGCAAACCTGTGATAACGGGCTAATTGCTCCCTTTTTCGACGATACCAAGATTTTTATCTATCCTGGTTATCACTATCAGGTCATTGATGCGCTGATCACCAATTTCCATCTGCCGGAGTCAACGTTGATTATGCTGGTATCGGCGTTTGCAGGTTATCGGCATACAATGGCTGCCTATCAGGCGGCGGTTAAAGAACAGTATCGTTTCTTTAGTTATGGCGATGCGATGTTTATTACCAAAAATCCCGCCGCGCCGGATGAGCAGCCCGGCGGCTAA
- the tgt gene encoding tRNA guanosine(34) transglycosylase Tgt, whose translation MKFELDTKDGRARRGRLIFDRGVVETPAFMPVGTYGTVKGMTPEEVQETGAQIILGNTFHLWLRPGQEIMKLHGDLHDFMQWKGPILTDSGGFQVFSLGDIRKITEAGVHFRNPINGDAIFLDPEKSMEIQYDLGSDIVMIFDECTPYPADWDYAKRSMEMSLRWAKRSRERFDSLGNPNALFGIIQGSVYEDLRDVSVKGLVEIGFDGYAVGGLAVGEPKEDMHRILEHVCPQIPEDKPRYLMGVGKPEDLVEGVRRGIDMFDCVMPTRNARNGHLFVTDGVVKIRNAKYKDDTSPLDAECDCYTCRNYSRAYLHHLDRCNEILGARLNTIHNLRYYQRLMAGLRKAIEEGKLERFVNEFYERTGKAVPPLNV comes from the coding sequence GTGAAGTTTGAACTTGATACTAAAGATGGGCGCGCGCGTCGTGGCCGTCTGATTTTCGATCGTGGCGTGGTGGAAACCCCCGCGTTTATGCCAGTGGGGACTTACGGTACGGTGAAGGGAATGACGCCGGAAGAAGTCCAGGAGACCGGCGCGCAAATTATCCTCGGTAACACTTTCCATCTTTGGCTGCGTCCCGGCCAGGAAATTATGAAATTGCACGGCGATCTGCATGATTTTATGCAGTGGAAAGGGCCGATTTTGACCGATTCTGGTGGTTTCCAGGTTTTCAGCCTCGGTGATATTCGCAAAATTACCGAAGCGGGCGTACATTTCCGCAACCCAATCAACGGTGACGCCATTTTCCTCGACCCAGAAAAATCGATGGAGATTCAGTACGATCTCGGCTCCGATATTGTGATGATCTTCGATGAGTGTACACCGTATCCTGCCGATTGGGATTACGCGAAACGCTCAATGGAGATGTCGTTACGCTGGGCGAAACGTAGCCGCGAACGCTTTGATTCGCTGGGCAATCCGAATGCGCTGTTTGGCATCATCCAGGGCAGTGTTTACGAAGATTTACGCGATGTCTCGGTCAAAGGACTGGTAGAGATAGGTTTTGATGGGTACGCTGTGGGCGGCCTGGCGGTGGGCGAGCCGAAAGAGGATATGCACCGGATTTTGGAGCATGTTTGTCCGCAAATTCCTGAAGATAAGCCTCGTTACCTGATGGGCGTCGGCAAACCGGAAGATTTGGTGGAAGGCGTTCGTCGCGGTATTGATATGTTTGACTGCGTGATGCCGACCCGTAATGCGCGTAATGGCCATTTGTTCGTCACGGATGGCGTGGTGAAAATTCGTAATGCGAAGTATAAGGATGATACCTCTCCGCTGGACGCCGAGTGTGATTGTTATACCTGTCGCAATTACAGTCGCGCCTACTTGCATCATCTTGATCGTTGTAACGAAATATTGGGCGCTCGCCTTAATACTATCCATAACCTGCGTTATTACCAGCGCCTGATGGCGGGTTTACGTAAGGCTATCGAAGAGGGTAAATTAGAGCGCTTTGTTAACGAATTCTATGAACGGACGGGCAAGGCGGTTCCGCCGTTAAACGTCTGA